Sequence from the Paenibacillus riograndensis SBR5 genome:
GCGAACAGTTTCTTCTCAATGGCGTCCTTCAGCGGCTCGTGGGACGTATATTCGAACTGCCGTCCCCGGCGGGCAAAGGTAGAGATCTTGATCAGAATCTCCTCACGGAAGGCCCGTTTCTGATTCTCGGTAATGCCGATCTGCTCTTCGATGGAGCGCATCAGCTTCTCATCCGGGTCGCCTTCCTCGGAGGTGATCGGGTCCCTCATTTTATAGCCGCTGCAGTAGGCCTCAACATTATCGAGGTAATTGTTCAGAATCGTACGGGCCGACTCCTCAAAAGAGAAAACAAAAGCGCGCTGCACCTCGGTCTTGGCCTTATGGTCATATTCCTTGCGGGCCAGTGTGATCAGGTTCATCAGGCGCTCGCGTTCCTCCTTGGAGATCGAGGCGTGCTGGTCGAGGCCTTCTTTCAGCGAGCGGAGCACGTCCAGGGCGTTGATGCAGGATTTATTGCCCCTGATCAGTGCGCTGGAAATACGGTTGATGACATACCGGGGGTCGACGCCCGACATGCCTTCGCCTGGGTGCTCCCGGCGCAGCTCTTCAACGTCGCCGCCTTTGACGCCGTCGACTTCGACACCGTCGTAGAGATACATTTTTTTGATCAGATCGATTTCGGGTCTCTTGGGTTCCTTGAGACGGGACAATACGGTGAAGACAGAGGCAGTCCATAGCGCGTTCGGCGCAAGATGCACCTGATTATTCAGCCCTGAGGCATCCACCAGCTTGCGGTAGATCCGCTCTTCCTGGCGGGCTTGGAGATTATAGGGTATACGCATTACGATCATGCGGGAGTGGAGGGCTTCGTTTTTTTTATTGGAGATAAAAGCGCGGTATTCGGTTTCGTTCGTGTGGGCGATGATGAGCTCGTCGGCAGAAATGAGTGCAAATCTTCCCGCTTTGAAATTGCCTTCCTGGGTCAGCGACAGCAGATTCCAGAGGAATTTCTCGTCGCATTTCAGAATTTCCTGAAACTCCATGAGGCCGCGGTTGGCCTTGTTCAGCTCCCCGTCGAACCGGTAGGCCCGGGGGTCCGATTCGGAGCCGTATTGGGTGATCGTCGAGAAGTCGATGCTGCCGGTAAGATCGGCGATATCCTGCGACTTGGGGTCGGATGGGGCGAAGGTGCCAATGCCTGTCCGTTCACTCTCCGAGAAAAGCACCCGCACCACAGGCATCTCCTCGATCCGCCCGCCATGCTCCTGCTCCAGGCGCATCCGGCAGACCGGGCAGAGCTCGCCTTCGATGTGGACCCCGTATTCCCGGCGGAATTCCTCGCGGAGCTCACGGGGGATCAGGTGCAATGGCTCCTCCTGCATCGGGCAGCCTTTGATAGCATACTGGGCGCCTTCGGGGGTGCGGGTGAAGGCCTCCAGTCCGTTCTTCATCAGCGTGACCAGCGTTGACTTGCCGCCGCTGACCGGGCCCATGAGCAGCAGCAGCCGCTTGCGGACATCGAGGCGCTGGGCAGCCGGGCGAAAATATTCCTCCACCAGCAGCTGAATGGCGTCTTCCAGGCCAAACAGGGTGCCGCTGAAAAATTTGTACTCCCGCCGTCCGTCACCCAGGTCGTTCACCCCAGCTGACTCAATCATCCGGTAAACCAGCTCGTGGGCGGTTCCGGCGATTTGAGGGTTCTCTCTGACAAGGCCCAGATAATCGAGAAAGGTCCCTTCCCAGAAGAGGTCGTTTTCTTTGTCCCGATAGGTGAGAAGTTTTTCCAAGAACGTCATGCTTACCGCCTCCCAAATGTAATGTCATTCACGTAAGGTACGAGGTGACCGGTCCGGCATCATGCAATGCGGCAATACGTCCAGGCTTCCGACAGAGCAGCAGAGACATTCTTTGAAACTATGTGGTTATCTTTTGATTTTAGCATATTATCTATCATTGTTCGACAACAAAAATGTCATTGTATGATGATAATTACTGGAATTGGAACTTTTTCGAGAAAAAATTTTGTTATCGGGAAAATTGTGATAGGTTACATAACATTTGAGCTAGTCTAAGTTATAATATAAAAGTTCAAATATACAAAAATTGGGGTGTCTCATGAATGTGAAAACTGGAGGTCTTTGGCTGGCTTCTGCTCTGCTCGCGGTATCGGTGGCAGGATGCTCCTCGGAGAGTTCAGGCTCTGCTGGAGAAAACGCAGAGAAGCTGAAGACGGAGGTGAAGAATTTGGCTGGGAGGGTAAGCAGGCGGATTCTTTTGCCGATATCCAGGTGAAATATGACAACCAGTATGAATATGTAACCTTCTCCACCCTGGAAGATAACGGCGGTGAAGACTTCACGTACTCTAACATTACCAACATAGAGCCACTAAAGAACGGTACGCTTGTCTACCTTGCTGAGGTCCCTGACGAAGTGCAGTCCGGCGACAAACCGCTCTATGCCGAGGTGAACATCGAAGGCGAGATCTATCGCTATACGATTCGTTGATCAATCCCAAAAGGGACTGGCCTGTTCGCAGATGATCTGCGAATAAGGACAGTCTCTTTTTTAAAAAAATATAAGGATTATATGTGTCCAAAGAAAATAAAGTAATGGACTGGCGCCGCTTGATTAAGCTAACGGGCAGGATAGTTGAAGATTAAACGCGGTGAGCCGTATCACAAGTAGGGCAAAATTTATGGTTATAACAAGGAACCTCTTGGAAAAAGTCGGAGAGGTTCCTTGCTCAAATAGAAAGCCGGTTGGTTTTCTGATATATATTCTGCTAAGTGATGCTGACGTCCGCTCCAGTCCAATTGCAACGGCTTATTGCATAGGGTGGCCTTGCGCTGCATTCGAGACAGTCTCCCAGTCTTCCCAGGTAGCTAGACGGTTAGCATAGATGCCGCGTGCCATAGGCAAGACTTCCGAGCCGAGCGCAAATCGTAGTGGGGGTTCCGCTGCGTCCACGACTTTGAGAACGGCTTCTGCAGTCGCTTGAGGGTTGCCGCGTTTTTTTGTTTGATAGACGCGTGAACACCTGCTTCCGTACATCGGCATAGACGTCCATTTCCGGTACTCGCTTACCTGAAGCGCCAAACTCAGTCGCATAGGCACCGGGTTCGGGCAGCGTCACCTTAATCCCAAAGTCCTTGACCTCTTGCGCCAGACTTTCGTGGAGTCCTTCGACCGCCCATTTGGAGGAGCAATAGAAGCCGATGAGCGGCCTTGCCTCGATCCCAAGGGAGCTTGAAACGCTGAGCTAAACACCCGAGAATATAATATTTCTTAACTGAACGACCAGACTTTTAAGTTCCTTCTCCCTCTCCAAATAGAACAGCGAGGCCTGTATCAACGGATGATTCGCTGCCTCCTTGCTAACCTCCGTCTGGATAAAACGGTAAAGCTCCCGTATTTCCGAACGATGTACGGCACCGGCCGGGATCGTGTTAATAGCCGTATCCATCTCCCGAAACAGTTCTGAAAGAATCTGCCCCTTCTCACCCTGCCGGTCCTCTAATCCCCAGTTTAAATACCTCTCGAATGAAGTTTGGTTCAGCATAGACTTAAGATCGGACGTCATCATATGCTTAACGAGCACATGGAGCTTGTCCAAGATGAACTTCGCCGTTTCCTCGAGTGATAACGACCTCTCCTCATATACAATCCAAAATAGATATTCCTTCAGAATTGCCCGATAGATGGCAACCAAATCCCATAGGAACGGTTGGATTTCCTCACCATACACATGCAGCAAGCACTCTCTATGCCATCGAATGAGCCGCCCCCTAACCTTGTGTCTGAGCGGCTGGAACTTGGGATCCTGTTGAATAGGGAGCTCAGTAAATTCGACCAAAATATGTTTGTACTCCATAAAGTAGCGGAATCGCAAAACGATCTGCTGAACAAACTGTTCTTCCGGCGATAGTCCGGGAAGACGTGTCAGCTCATCGACTTGATCAAAATAGTTGTTATGACATTGATTAAATACCTCGCTAAAGAGATCCTCTTTGGAAGGAAAGTATTTATAGACCGATCCTTTGGCAATACCGCAATCATCGGCAATATCCTGTATCGTCGTCGAAAGAAACCCGCGTTCCTTAAAAAGCCTCGTCGCTGATTGTACTACCTCTTCCCTTGTCACAATCATAAAAAAGATTCTCCCTCCTTGACTTGCTATGAATCATGGTACAAAATATAAAACATCAAGTCAAATGACCGAAAGTTCACAATTGGTGACTTACAGTCAAATTTAGAATAATGAGGAGAATGTCGGTATGGAAAAATTATTTGATCCGCAAAAAACAGCGCTGGTTGTCATTGATCTGCAAAAGTGGTTAGGGAACCAATACGCCCCTTATTCCGCCGAGCAGGTGGTATCAAATGCGGCCGTCTTGGCCGATGCTTTTCGTGAACAAGGCTCGATGGTTGCTCTGGTCCGGGTATCCAGCAAGGACCTGAAGGATATTCCTAAACCGAAGCTGGATACCCCTGCACCTGCACTGAATCTGCCTGAGGGTTGGGATGAAATCGTCCCAGAAATGCGGGTCGCCGCCACAGACCACATCATTACCAAGAAGCAGTGGG
This genomic interval carries:
- a CDS encoding SDR family NAD(P)-dependent oxidoreductase, which codes for MEARPLIGFYCSSKWAVEGLHESLAQEVKDFGIKVTLPEPGAYATEFGASGKRVPEMDVYADVRKQVFTRLSNKKTRQPSSDCRSRSQSRGRSGTPTTICARLGSLAYGTRHLC
- a CDS encoding PrkA family serine protein kinase translates to MTFLEKLLTYRDKENDLFWEGTFLDYLGLVRENPQIAGTAHELVYRMIESAGVNDLGDGRREYKFFSGTLFGLEDAIQLLVEEYFRPAAQRLDVRKRLLLLMGPVSGGKSTLVTLMKNGLEAFTRTPEGAQYAIKGCPMQEEPLHLIPRELREEFRREYGVHIEGELCPVCRMRLEQEHGGRIEEMPVVRVLFSESERTGIGTFAPSDPKSQDIADLTGSIDFSTITQYGSESDPRAYRFDGELNKANRGLMEFQEILKCDEKFLWNLLSLTQEGNFKAGRFALISADELIIAHTNETEYRAFISNKKNEALHSRMIVMRIPYNLQARQEERIYRKLVDASGLNNQVHLAPNALWTASVFTVLSRLKEPKRPEIDLIKKMYLYDGVEVDGVKGGDVEELRREHPGEGMSGVDPRYVINRISSALIRGNKSCINALDVLRSLKEGLDQHASISKEERERLMNLITLARKEYDHKAKTEVQRAFVFSFEESARTILNNYLDNVEAYCSGYKMRDPITSEEGDPDEKLMRSIEEQIGITENQKRAFREEILIKISTFARRGRQFEYTSHEPLKDAIEKKLFADLKDVIKITTSSMNPDENQLKRMNEVSRRLIEHNGYCATCANELMKYVGGLLNR
- a CDS encoding isochorismatase family protein, which gives rise to MEKLFDPQKTALVVIDLQKWLGNQYAPYSAEQVVSNAAVLADAFREQGSMVALVRVSSKDLKDIPKPKLDTPAPALNLPEGWDEIVPEMRVAATDHIITKKQWGAFYGTELDLQLRRREIDTLVLCGIATGLGVDTTAREAFMHGYQQIFAIDAMTGFSQAEHDYVKGHIFPRIGRTRTTQEIISTFTEDRS
- a CDS encoding TetR/AcrR family transcriptional regulator gives rise to the protein MIVTREEVVQSATRLFKERGFLSTTIQDIADDCGIAKGSVYKYFPSKEDLFSEVFNQCHNNYFDQVDELTRLPGLSPEEQFVQQIVLRFRYFMEYKHILVEFTELPIQQDPKFQPLRHKVRGRLIRWHRECLLHVYGEEIQPFLWDLVAIYRAILKEYLFWIVYEERSLSLEETAKFILDKLHVLVKHMMTSDLKSMLNQTSFERYLNWGLEDRQGEKGQILSELFREMDTAINTIPAGAVHRSEIRELYRFIQTEVSKEAANHPLIQASLFYLEREKELKSLVVQLRNIIFSGV